ccgctttatcctcactagggtgctggagcctatcccagctgtcttcgggcagtagatgggAGACTGAACtgaacctgaactggttgccagccaatcgcagggcacacagaaatgaagacccattcgcgctcacactcacacctatagacaatttggagtgttcaaccagcctgccaagcatgtttttggaatgtgggaggaaatcggaggacccggagaaaacccacgcaagcacatcgagaacatgcaaactccacacatgagggccggagctggaattgtacccagtacctctgcactgtgaagttgacgtgctaaccactcggctACCGTGCCGCCACCATATCATCATATTGTGTCAATTTTAACAGTGTTTCTGGCCCTATGTTTGCAATGCCGTTTTAACATGGAGATGAGGCAGATTCATTGCATTTATAACATTGGCCCGTATGATGCCATGACTGTAGATTAGCAAGACTTAGTGTGACATTAAGGTGGAGACTGTCTATTGTAATTCGCCTCAAGTGGTTAAAAAGCCTGTGGTATATATACTTAgtctttcttctcctcctcgaaGACAGAAATGTATTACATGCTTCCCGTCCAAAGCGATGGACATCAAATGTGATCACTTTAAATGTCAGAATGGGCGGCTTCTTTACTTGCTTCTTTACTAGTTTTTGACCGTCTTGTTGAATTGGGCAATTCAAaccggtacgcgtgagctacgatcgttaacaggctgcGAAAgagcatcgcatgcctcagcgtcagcctgttgctcatcatggcatgcgtgtgtacatacgtgcgtgcgtgcgtgcgtatgcgcgcgtgtgcggtaaGGCGGCAATCCTGGGAGGTTGGttaatcgaaaagtagatcttcggtcaaaaacgtttgggcacccctgccctaatgCAActgattaaatatttaaatttaaTCAGTTGCATTAGGGCAACTgattcatttaaatttaaacGAAAATTTAAATGAACCCTGCAAATGTGCACATCTTGCAATTGGTACCCGTGGATTCATTTGAAGCATTCAGATTATTATTGTAAAAGTgattataaaaataacaactaAGTGTTTAGAAGTTGAATTGATTTATGTCCATTGTGGTGGTCATAAATATGATGTCCGCAGTATTCAGTTTTGactcattcatttcatcaatcTGTAGCAATGAAATGTATCTGGTGGATTGCCAATTACAGCTCTGCACTGTTCTGGCCCATTTAGACTAAATGTCCTCTCTGATGACAGAGCAATCTGTAATTGCAGTTAAGTCAGTGCAGCGTAATCACTagctaaaaacaatgaaatagcTAAATGTGCGAACTAGAGGTTTTAAATCGGAACTAATCATTCTTTTAATGACTCAACTATACTTATTATGCCTCTATACCAGGGGTGTGCAAAATAcgggccgcgggccggatccggccccttggtcttttgaatccggcccgccgaagattggtgcacaattaaggtttgattgcattcatttcgtttggacttgtaatgacaggtatttcaacaccaggtggcgcagttacttcaagttgcagagcacagggagggaggggaagatgaagaaagagggagagagtaatgaccacggAAGGAAAAGTgttatgtatctgattaaacgaagcgggtaacaaagtacaaaatatTCAGAAGACGCCTGGAGTAGGAAAGAcacaaatctacgagactttgaaaaacaaggaagcgattctaaCTCAGtctgattctggcaatttccatgcttagagtgaattgcttgtggctcgagtaaatgaacatttcctagaatggtttgattgttatcatgttaaaaacattccgcaaactggactgctaataagagtcggagagcagtcaaatgtgtagagcgtgaacaactgggggctcagtacacatccttgaggagaaccggtgatggtggaggagaatgttacattattactggcatacaaagacattgtgctatcttctttattttctatttctatttctaacttttggcccggccctccacaatattttctgcttctcatttggcccccccgggaaaataattgcccacccctgctctataccGACTCCCTCACACACTATTAATTTTCTACTAACTAAGCACAACAGAACCCAACCTATTCATGCTAGAATTTCAGTCTTATTAGACTTTCATGTTGCGTTCATCTGTCTTGTAGAATGTGTTAGTGCTGCTATGACTGACGGTGGGTGATAAGCAGCAGCTCAGATCGCTGGGTGCCCAACGACAGACAGAGAGCCATGCACGCGAGGTGAGCACGATTATCAGCACATGGTGTTGTCATTTGGCTGTACGATCACAAAAAACGAATGCTTTGTTTCCACCCACATCCTGCCGTTGTGTGATATGTGACACAGTGATAAAGAGCAGTAAGTACCTCAGTTATCTGTCTCATCTTCCCTTTCACTGTATTTTGTGCCCTCAAAGTGTAAAGAATGAAAGAATTAGTTTGTACACTAATATGAGAAGTATGTTTACATTGCGCATGTTGCATTAGTTTAGTCAAGGCATGTGTGCTCAGTTTAGTTGTTACAAACATTGAATGTGACGTGTGTtacggcatttaaaaaaaataatctgtctgtctgtctctctgtctgtccATCCGCCCACTTTTCAAATGCCAGGGGCAATTGGACCATGCAGCCAGGCCGTGGTCCTGGTTCTGCTCCAGATTTGacagatgaagaaaaagaaattataAATGGTGTTATAGCACGAGCGGAGAAAATGGAGGCCATGGAGCAAGAGAGGATTGGGTGAGACACTGAAACTCGCCAGTGTATGGAAATGTGTTCATTGCACAGTGATAATTTCGCTTTAAGTCATTTTAAGACGGCTGTCAATTAAGTCAGGTGTGCCTCTGTAGGCGCTTAATAAACCGCCTGGATGACATGAAGAAGACTGTGTGTGGGGATGGACTGTCTCGCTGTGTGCTGTGTGGGGAGCAGCTAGGCACACCTGGGGTCAGCTCCGTGGTGTGTGAGGACTGCAAAAAGGTAAGAGCTGAAATAACCCCAAGTGGCAGTTCCCTTAGGAATTGGTGTGATGTGAATACCGAGAGATActaattcagaatcagaatcagaatcatctttattggccaagtatgtagaacacacaaggaatttgtctccggtataacacgctgcactagtatcatcgtaaacaacaaaatcattgaaccattttagagtataccagtagttttgtagtaccattttgtggtgcaagaagactgacgatgtcagtgactgtttaaggagttaatggctagagggaagaagctgtttgagtgtctactggatttggtgcgcatggatctgtagcgtctgcctgaggggagtggctgaaaaaggtggtgggcagggtgcgggggagccaggaggattttccgtgtccttgtcttgattcttgcagtgtgcaagtcctcaagagtgggtagggcggtgcagacgatttttttctgctgtcctaactgtccgttgaagtcggattttgtccttttttgtggcggccccaaaccaaaccgtgatggaagaacacaggattgattcgatgactgccgtgtagaactgtcgtagcacctcctgtggcaggccatgcttcctcagcagcctcaggaagtacatccgctgccgggcccttttccggatggagatggtgttgacttcccacttcatgtcctgggagactgtgattcccaggaacttgaaggtctcgacggttgacacagggcagttggatagtgtgaggggcaactgaggagaagaatgtttcctgaagtccacgatcatctctacagtcttgagcgtgttcagcccgaggttgtgtcggccgcaccagagctccagctgctccacttgttggcggtacgcagactcgtcgccgtctttgatgagaccgatgaccgtggtgtcgtctgcgaactttatgagtttgacagctggatctgttgaggtgcaatcgtttgtgtagagagagaagagcagtggtgagaggacacatccctgtggggctccagtgctggtggtgcgtattgatgatgttgttgctcccagtctcacctgttgtgtccgtcccatcaggaagctgaggatccaatggcagatcgtaggggacacaccgaggtggagtagtttgggggtgaggagttccgggatgatggtgttgaacgcagagctgaaatccacaaacagaatccttgcgtaggtccctgtgctgtcgaggtgcttgaggatgtagtgcagacctatgttgactgcgtcttccacagacctgtttgcccggtcggcaaactggagagggtcctgcaggggtccagtgacgttctttaggtggttcagcacaaggcgttcaaaggacttcatgaccacagacgtcagggcgacaggcctatagtcgttcagttccgatgttgccgatttcttgggaactgggatgatggtagactgtttgaagcaggatgggacctcacacagctccagagatctgttgaagatttgtgtgaagaccggagccagctggtcagcgcagactttcaggcaggaggaggACACTTTGTCGgtccccggagctttcttgatcttttgctgcttgaagagccgtctcacgtcctgttcgtggatctgtagtggagaaaaagagggtggggggggtaggtagagtggtttctggcagaggtgggtgtgtgtgggaaatgggggtgtccttttcaaatcggcagaaaaacatgtttagttcattagcaagacccttattgttcactctACAAAATTCTACTACAAAACTAGATAGTATTACTCAATTCAATGCATAACACATGATAGAAATCTGCAGATACTGTACGCTGTGCCCTCTTAGGGTGACAGCCGCAACAGGACGTCACCATAGCGACCTCACTGGTCGTTGACTAAGTGTTCCAATGCACTGGCATTGAAGCAATGAAACTGTACAGTGCTTGTCTCTCAATGTTGACACACAAATGGGAATTAGTGACTCCAAATCTTAGGAACAAAATTATACAGCTGCTTGATTTAAGTCAACATTCCACCGTCTTATAATTAATGTTGTATTTGTAATAATACTATAAATGGCAAACAATGGGTTCTATCAGTTTTCTTGTTGCGTAGAACATGTGTACAAAGTGTGGGACCCAGTGCAGCAGTAGGCCCCGTGCTGTGTGGCTGTGCAAAATCTGCAGAGAACAGCGAGAGGTGAGTGTTTCCTGCTAGGAAATGAAGAACTTACCCTTAAGAATCCCGTAACACAGTTTTTTACAGGTTTGGAAGAGGTCTGGTGCCTGGTTCTTTAAAGGATTTCCCAAACAATTCCTTCCTGCACCCATGCCATTATCTAAGCCGAAAGATCAACGTGCCCAGGAAGCAGCCTCCAAACCGAGGGAGGAGGCAAGTCAACATCAGCAACCTGGTGCGTTCAGTAGCCCGCTGCTTTTAGTCCGTTTTGGTCATTATTCATCTTTTAGCTTGCGGTAGGCCTACTCGTAGATCCTgcaacacacattttcaattgtaCATTTTCTTTCTCTCAGGTCAGAGTCAGCCTCCTGTAACTGGTAACAAGGTTTCAGGCAAGTTATCATACACTGATCACGTGCCTCGAAGTTTTTCCCtctacattttaattttcagtgGATTTGTGGCACCCAAGTTTTTAATACTTCAGAGGGTGTTGACTACATTTTATGACATTTCATTTTCCCCCCACTACTATTTGAATTTGACAGTATCTATTTATAAAATTCAACAAATGTGGAGACATAATGTTTTTCAAGGAGTTTGTTCGATTTAGCTCTACAttttgtttaatcttaaaattcaTGATGCCGCATCACTTACTCAGTATTCTCTGTTTTGATCCTGGTTGGGAAAATACTTGACAATTGATCTTTTTGTGCTAATTGTCCAAAATAGTCCTGCTTGACATGAACCGTAGTAAATTTGAAATGCTTCTGGCCTTCAAATCTCCCTTAAATATTGATGACAAATTGAGTAAAGTGTTGGAACAATTGCTCTGAGAGATTAGTCAGTGTTGACGTGATAGCATCTCACATGATGTGAATGTCACTTTACATCACATTTTAAAGATAATCTATTGAATACGGATCtagtgtggagttggcatgtttttttcctgtgtctCTCAAATATAAAATTTTCTCTGTACCCGCTGCAATGTGCTCCCCCTCGTTGGGGAAAAACTTCTCTACGCCGGTTTGGTGTAGAGACGGCCTGAGAGGTACATTAAAGCAAATTACGTATCTATTTCACATAGGAAAGACTCATGCTTTACATTTTCTCACAGGCAAATGCTGACCCTACGATCCAACAGTATTTGCCGCCAATGTTTTTTCTGTCATCCAATTCTGGTGAATATGATCAATTCTTAGCTGCAGTTTATTGTTGCGGACCTACAATAAGTGGAGTTTCCTGTGAGAGCTTCTTCTCCGTGATATTCTACATACAAAGTCTTCTGAATACAGTTACCTCACTCTTAAAGAGTGGCTATCAAATTACTTTTTCCTACTTGTCAGCTTTAACAATTTTAACACCCTCTTACCTCCACCTACCTCAATGCATTTTCACCAGGAGTGCTGCTCAGTGCAGTACATGGGACAGTTTGTCACATGACTTCCTGATAATAGAAAGGCTATGAACTATACAGTTGTTCCATGTATGCACTGTAGTTGACTGCTGCAGCTTGTTGTACCGAATGTAGGTCAATGCCCTTGAACAAAAAGCTGCAACATCCAAAGCATCCAGAGAGACTGGGGAGTTATTATATATTCTGCTGCAGTGAGAGCCAGAAGTGCGAATATACCGTCTCAATCATGAATAGTGTCTGTTTGCGTGTTTACTGTATTATGCTCATTTTTAGAGCTCAAGGGCCGTGCTGGTTATCCACCTGTGGCCCCAAAGCCATCAGTTGTACGCATGGCCACAGGCAGTGCCGGCCCTGAAGAGGCAGAGCAGGGAAGCCCCGTGGTGATGAAGAGGATGGTGCCCGTTCAGAGCTCCAGACCGCTGCCGGTTGTGACGCCGTCTATGGCTCCACAGGGTGAGGGACAGCTGGGCCCCATTCTCCTATACACGCCCTAATTATTGGGCCTCAATTTTAAGCAAAATTGATAtcctgcatgtgtgtttgtaggTCAGGTGGGGCGTGAAGGAGGTGCTTACTATTGTGGTGCTGTCTCTTCAGAGCAGAGAGCACCTTCTGCTGTACGAGAGGACAGAAGGCAGCCCGCCGCTTACAGTGCTCCTCCTGCCCGACATCAACCCCCCCCTGCcgcagaggaagaagaggtCAATGACTATGATTCTGATGAAGCCAGTGAGTACATCACGTGCACCCTCTTTTCTTTGGAGAAACACTTAATGACTTAATGTTTTGGTTCGCCACAGAGACAATTTTTGTCACAAATTTCAAATGAGTTAGTAACTTTTTTCAAATTGCTGGTTGttttggagttaaaaaaaacattgagcatacataaaacacacagagcACAGGGTATGTGCTATCTTTTCAAACCTGACCacaaaagctttaaaaaaaacaatgaagtgTACTGACCTGTCTTGATTGGTCTCTTTCAGCCACCCTGGGCTCTCTGGAGTTCAGTCTGATGTATGACCAGGAAAGCAACAGCCTTCATTGTAGCATCCTTAAGGCAAAGGTATGTATGGCTCTCCTCATTCAATTAttgcaccaagggacaattctACTCAAATGTGAGGTCGTTATGTTCGTAATTGATTAAGCACATCTCCTTTATATGTGGAAAAATTAAAATCAGTGCATGTTTGTAGTTTGGCAACTCCTCTCATGTTgtaatcaaactc
This sequence is a window from Hippocampus zosterae strain Florida chromosome 6, ASM2543408v3, whole genome shotgun sequence. Protein-coding genes within it:
- the LOC127602548 gene encoding rabphilin-3A-like isoform X2 produces the protein MHASDKEQGNWTMQPGRGPGSAPDLTDEEKEIINGVIARAEKMEAMEQERIGRLINRLDDMKKTVCGDGLSRCVLCGEQLGTPGVSSVVCEDCKKNMCTKCGTQCSSRPRAVWLCKICREQREVWKRSGAWFFKGFPKQFLPAPMPLSKPKDQRAQEAASKPREEASQHQQPELKGRAGYPPVAPKPSVVRMATGSAGPEEAEQGSPVVMKRMVPVQSSRPLPVVTPSMAPQEQRAPSAVREDRRQPAAYSAPPARHQPPPAAEEEEVNDYDSDEATTLGSLEFSLMYDQESNSLHCSILKAKGLKPMDSNGLADPYVKLHLLPGASKSTKLRTKTLRNTRNPAWNETLTYHGLTDDDMQRKTLRLSVCDEDKFGHNEFIGETRVALKKLKMNQKRNFNVCLERVVPTKRTATAGGARGIALYEDESAKDGGEVEERGRILISLMYNTQLNRLLVGVVRCVHLAAMDANGYSDPYVKIVLKPDMGKKGKCKTQIKKRTLNPEFNEEFSFDIKHSELAKKTLDVSVWDYDIGKSNDYIGGCQLGITAKGERLKHWYECLKNKDKRIERWHTLMNENHTASD
- the LOC127602548 gene encoding rabphilin-3A-like isoform X1 translates to MHASDKEQGNWTMQPGRGPGSAPDLTDEEKEIINGVIARAEKMEAMEQERIGRLINRLDDMKKTVCGDGLSRCVLCGEQLGTPGVSSVVCEDCKKNMCTKCGTQCSSRPRAVWLCKICREQREVWKRSGAWFFKGFPKQFLPAPMPLSKPKDQRAQEAASKPREEASQHQQPELKGRAGYPPVAPKPSVVRMATGSAGPEEAEQGSPVVMKRMVPVQSSRPLPVVTPSMAPQGQVGREGGAYYCGAVSSEQRAPSAVREDRRQPAAYSAPPARHQPPPAAEEEEVNDYDSDEATTLGSLEFSLMYDQESNSLHCSILKAKGLKPMDSNGLADPYVKLHLLPGASKSTKLRTKTLRNTRNPAWNETLTYHGLTDDDMQRKTLRLSVCDEDKFGHNEFIGETRVALKKLKMNQKRNFNVCLERVVPTKRTATAGGARGIALYEDESAKDGGEVEERGRILISLMYNTQLNRLLVGVVRCVHLAAMDANGYSDPYVKIVLKPDMGKKGKCKTQIKKRTLNPEFNEEFSFDIKHSELAKKTLDVSVWDYDIGKSNDYIGGCQLGITAKGERLKHWYECLKNKDKRIERWHTLMNENHTASD